In Mesorhizobium sp., one DNA window encodes the following:
- a CDS encoding TRAP transporter substrate-binding protein, protein MYKLWTAAFAAACLSLPSSAGAAEVELRLAHWLPPTHPVQTLGLDPWIESIKQASGGRINITVFPASQLGAPADHYDMTRDGIAEIGYVNPGYQAGRFPIYSLAEIPFHVSNAKQGAKALHEWYAPIAETEMADVKYCLINPHDPGTIHSKVEIKVPADIKGKNIRPAHATMARFVASLGGASVQVPAPEAREAITKGTADAMTFPWNSIYIFGIDQATKYHLDMPFYISSQMLLINKAAYEGMSAENRKVIDDHCTADWSERFSTGWADNEASGRDKMVADSSHTIYKPTDDEVKLWRDAAAPLVDAWRADVKAKGADPEAIYQSYIEALKRNGSLYQ, encoded by the coding sequence ATGTATAAACTGTGGACGGCGGCATTCGCCGCTGCTTGCCTTTCGCTACCGTCATCGGCCGGAGCCGCCGAGGTCGAGCTTCGTCTCGCCCATTGGCTGCCGCCGACCCATCCGGTCCAGACGCTCGGTCTCGATCCGTGGATCGAATCGATCAAGCAGGCCTCCGGCGGCAGGATCAACATCACTGTTTTCCCGGCCAGCCAGCTCGGCGCGCCGGCCGACCACTACGACATGACCCGCGACGGCATCGCCGAGATCGGCTATGTCAACCCCGGCTATCAGGCCGGCCGTTTCCCCATCTACAGCCTGGCCGAGATCCCGTTCCACGTTTCGAATGCCAAGCAGGGCGCCAAGGCGCTGCACGAATGGTATGCGCCGATCGCCGAGACCGAGATGGCGGACGTGAAATACTGCCTGATCAACCCGCACGACCCGGGCACCATCCACTCCAAGGTCGAGATCAAGGTTCCGGCCGACATCAAGGGCAAGAACATCCGTCCGGCCCACGCCACCATGGCCCGCTTCGTCGCCTCGCTCGGCGGCGCCAGCGTTCAGGTTCCGGCACCGGAAGCGCGCGAGGCGATCACCAAGGGCACGGCCGACGCCATGACCTTCCCCTGGAACTCGATCTACATCTTCGGCATCGACCAGGCGACGAAGTATCACCTGGACATGCCCTTCTACATCTCCTCGCAGATGCTGTTGATCAACAAGGCGGCCTACGAGGGCATGAGCGCGGAGAACCGCAAGGTCATCGACGACCATTGCACCGCCGACTGGTCGGAGAGGTTCTCCACCGGCTGGGCCGACAACGAGGCGTCGGGTCGCGACAAGATGGTCGCCGATTCCAGCCACACGATCTACAAGCCGACCGACGACGAGGTGAAGCTCTGGCGCGACGCCGCGGCTCCTCTGGTCGATGCTTGGCGGGCGGACGTGAAGGCCAAGGGCGCCGACCCGGAGGCGATCTACCAGAGCTACATCGAGGCTCTGAAGCGCAACGGCTCGCTTTATCAGTAG
- a CDS encoding crotonase/enoyl-CoA hydratase family protein — protein sequence MPVKVEVSGDIAVLSFERAEKRNAINDALADGLRAFFTNPPKGVRAVVITGAGGHFSAGLDLGEQSRREPTDVLKHSRRWHELMDMIQFGGLPVVAAMTGSVIGGGLEIAASCHVRVAEPSVRFQLPEGKRGIFVGGGATVRIGRILGPDRMTEMMLTGRVYEAEEGCRLGLAHYLVGEGEALGRAISLARDIASNASLVNYLVIHSIARIGDMSRGDGLYAESLSAALSQTGPDALEGLNAFLEKRKPNFS from the coding sequence TTGCCCGTCAAGGTTGAGGTGAGCGGCGACATCGCCGTGCTGAGCTTCGAGCGGGCCGAAAAGCGCAACGCGATCAACGACGCCCTCGCAGACGGCCTGCGCGCCTTCTTCACAAACCCGCCGAAAGGCGTGCGCGCCGTGGTGATCACCGGCGCGGGGGGGCATTTCTCGGCCGGCCTTGACCTGGGCGAACAGTCGCGGCGCGAGCCGACCGACGTGCTGAAGCACTCGCGGCGCTGGCACGAACTGATGGACATGATCCAGTTCGGGGGCCTTCCGGTGGTGGCAGCGATGACCGGCTCGGTGATCGGCGGCGGGCTGGAGATCGCGGCGTCCTGCCACGTGCGGGTGGCGGAGCCCAGCGTGCGTTTCCAGCTGCCGGAAGGCAAGCGCGGCATCTTCGTCGGCGGCGGCGCGACGGTCAGGATCGGTCGTATCCTCGGGCCCGACCGGATGACGGAGATGATGCTGACGGGCCGGGTCTACGAGGCCGAGGAAGGTTGCCGGCTCGGGCTCGCGCATTATCTGGTCGGTGAGGGCGAGGCGCTCGGCAGGGCGATCTCGCTGGCGCGCGACATCGCCTCCAACGCCTCGCTGGTCAACTATCTCGTGATCCATTCGATCGCACGGATCGGCGACATGAGCCGCGGCGACGGGCTCTACGCCGAGAGCCTGAGCGCGGCGCTGTCGCAGACCGGCCCGGACGCGTTGGAAGGGCTGAACGCGTTTCTCGAGAAGCGGAAACCGAATTTCAGCTGA
- a CDS encoding rod-binding protein, with protein sequence MTNAVIDALGAASSTQPQAPVDAAQTRVERLARLHAAADARSAAALSSSRAAAETVPETFRKFEGMVLQTFIQSMLPQDAEAVYGSGLAGDMWKSFMATEIANQMAKAGGIGIAEKVLGAHYMAGEKTVPVTGLPGAAEQTGLAQQQLLSAGLVQEMQRSMMKTLGEDLAAAGRSSAD encoded by the coding sequence TTGACCAACGCCGTCATCGACGCCCTGGGCGCCGCAAGCAGCACGCAGCCGCAGGCGCCCGTGGATGCCGCGCAGACGCGCGTCGAGCGCCTCGCCCGTCTGCACGCCGCGGCGGACGCCCGCAGCGCGGCGGCGCTTTCCTCCAGCCGCGCCGCCGCCGAGACGGTGCCCGAAACCTTCCGCAAGTTCGAAGGCATGGTGCTGCAGACCTTCATCCAGTCGATGCTGCCGCAGGATGCCGAAGCGGTCTATGGCAGCGGGCTGGCCGGCGACATGTGGAAGTCGTTCATGGCGACCGAGATCGCCAACCAGATGGCCAAGGCCGGCGGCATCGGCATCGCCGAGAAGGTTCTCGGCGCGCACTACATGGCCGGCGAGAAGACGGTGCCCGTCACCGGCCTTCCGGGCGCCGCGGAGCAGACCGGCCTTGCCCAGCAGCAGTTGCTGTCGGCCGGCCTGGTGCAGGAGATGCAGCGGAGCATGATGAAGACGCTGGGCGAGGATCTGGCGGCCGCCGGCCGTTCGAGCGCCGATTGA
- the fliR gene encoding flagellar biosynthetic protein FliR, producing the protein MTATLPDFVIAAFLTFCRVGGCFMVMPGLSSVRVPLQIRLFVAVAATLALLINMSDEVIPHARQEPAALAVMVVSETLIGGLIGLMARFYVLALQFTASAISMMIGFNGGMGNAIEESEPQATLASLISFSALLVLFVLNFHHEIVKAIVLSYRLAPLDAFFNPQSALVDLTDTLSEAFMVMLRLGSPFLAYSLLVNLAIGFVNKLTPQIPVYFISLPFVLAGGLILLYLGAPVLLSLFADGFVGVTVGR; encoded by the coding sequence GTGACCGCGACGCTGCCCGATTTCGTCATCGCGGCCTTCCTCACCTTCTGCCGCGTCGGCGGCTGCTTCATGGTGATGCCCGGCCTGTCGAGCGTGCGCGTTCCCTTGCAGATCAGGCTGTTCGTCGCCGTGGCCGCGACGCTCGCCCTGCTCATCAACATGTCGGACGAGGTGATCCCGCATGCGCGCCAAGAGCCGGCGGCCCTCGCCGTCATGGTCGTTTCGGAGACGCTGATCGGCGGGCTGATCGGCCTGATGGCCCGCTTCTACGTGCTGGCGCTGCAGTTCACGGCGAGCGCGATCTCGATGATGATCGGCTTCAACGGCGGCATGGGCAACGCGATCGAGGAGTCGGAACCGCAGGCGACGCTCGCCTCGCTGATCTCGTTTTCGGCGCTCCTCGTCCTGTTCGTCCTCAATTTCCACCACGAGATCGTCAAGGCGATCGTGCTGTCCTACCGTCTCGCCCCGCTCGATGCGTTCTTCAACCCGCAATCCGCCCTGGTCGACCTGACCGACACGCTGTCGGAAGCCTTCATGGTGATGCTCCGGCTCGGCAGCCCGTTCCTCGCCTACTCGCTTCTGGTCAACCTGGCGATCGGCTTCGTCAACAAGCTGACGCCGCAGATACCGGTCTACTTCATCTCCCTGCCCTTCGTTCTCGCCGGCGGCCTGATCCTCCTCTATCTCGGCGCGCCGGTTCTGCTGTCCCTCTTTGCCGACGGTTTTGTCGGGGTGACGGTGGGGCGCTGA
- the flhA gene encoding flagellar biosynthesis protein FlhA — translation MALIETLPRIAATRNGRDVGFAVGIVAILCILFLPIPPFLIDIGLAFSIALSVLILMVALWIQRPLDFSSFPTILLIATMLRLSLNIATTRVILSHGNEGTNAAGYVIGGFSSLVMSGDFVIGIIVFAILLVVNFIVITKGSTRIAEVGARFTLDAIPGKQMSIDADLSAGLINEKEAQSRRRELEEESSFFGSMDGASKFVRGDAIAGLIITGVNVVGGIIIGYTRHNMNLGEAAEVFVKLSVGDGLVTQIPALIVSLAAGLLVSKGGTRGSADQAVMGQLSAYPRALYVAALLLTILSLLPGLPMLPFLSLALLLGLVGYVIPMRQNRRAAEAASIENQKKAQKEEEERNSVKESLKTAEIELLIGKQLSTKLVTAHQELAFRMGKMRKKFAQQYGFVVPEVKLTDDFSIPGKAYQIRMHGTVVAENQMRVGELMVLLGAKEPPEMPGEEVREPAFGMRAYSVHEMFADDLKRDGYTYADNMSVLLTHLSEVIRNNLPQLLSYKDMKALIDRQDPEYKKLAEDICTTHISYPGLQAVLKLLLAERVSIRNLHLIIEAIAEIAPHVRRTEQIVEHVRIRMSQQICGDLSDSGVLKVLRLGNRWDLVLHQSLKRDAKGEIREFDIDPRLLEEFGQEAGKAIRKLIDTGERFAIVTAPDARPYVRMIIERLYPTLPVLSHVEIAKGVEIRVLGSVS, via the coding sequence TTGGCCCTGATCGAGACCCTTCCCCGGATCGCGGCGACCCGAAACGGACGCGACGTGGGCTTCGCCGTCGGCATCGTCGCGATCCTCTGCATCCTGTTCCTGCCGATCCCGCCGTTCCTCATCGACATCGGCCTCGCCTTCTCGATCGCGCTGTCCGTGCTCATCCTGATGGTCGCCTTGTGGATCCAGCGGCCGCTCGATTTCTCGTCCTTCCCGACCATCCTCCTGATCGCGACCATGCTGCGCCTGTCGCTCAACATCGCGACGACGCGCGTGATCCTGTCGCACGGCAACGAGGGCACCAACGCCGCCGGCTACGTCATCGGCGGCTTCTCCTCGCTGGTGATGAGCGGCGATTTCGTCATCGGCATCATCGTCTTCGCGATCCTGCTGGTCGTGAACTTCATCGTCATCACCAAGGGCTCCACCCGTATCGCCGAGGTGGGCGCCCGCTTCACCCTCGATGCCATCCCCGGCAAGCAGATGTCGATCGACGCCGACCTTTCGGCCGGCCTGATCAACGAGAAGGAGGCCCAGTCGCGCCGGCGCGAGCTCGAGGAGGAATCGTCCTTCTTCGGCTCCATGGACGGTGCCTCGAAATTCGTGCGCGGCGATGCGATCGCCGGCCTGATCATCACCGGCGTCAACGTCGTCGGCGGCATCATCATCGGCTACACCCGCCACAACATGAATCTCGGCGAGGCGGCGGAAGTCTTCGTCAAGCTGTCCGTCGGCGACGGCCTCGTCACCCAGATCCCCGCGCTCATCGTCTCGCTCGCCGCCGGCCTGCTGGTTTCCAAGGGCGGCACCCGCGGCTCGGCCGACCAGGCCGTGATGGGCCAGCTCTCGGCCTATCCGCGCGCGCTCTACGTCGCCGCCCTGCTGCTGACGATCCTGTCGCTGCTGCCCGGCCTGCCGATGCTGCCCTTCCTGTCGCTGGCGCTGCTCCTCGGCCTCGTCGGCTATGTCATCCCGATGCGCCAGAACAGGCGCGCCGCCGAGGCGGCCTCGATCGAGAACCAGAAGAAGGCGCAGAAGGAGGAAGAGGAGCGCAATTCGGTCAAGGAATCTCTCAAGACCGCCGAAATCGAGCTTCTGATCGGCAAGCAGCTCTCGACCAAGCTGGTCACGGCCCACCAGGAACTGGCATTCCGGATGGGCAAGATGCGTAAGAAGTTCGCGCAGCAATACGGGTTCGTCGTGCCCGAGGTGAAGCTCACCGACGATTTCTCGATTCCCGGCAAGGCCTACCAGATCCGCATGCACGGCACCGTGGTCGCCGAGAACCAGATGCGCGTCGGCGAACTGATGGTGCTGCTCGGCGCCAAGGAGCCACCGGAGATGCCCGGCGAGGAGGTTCGCGAGCCGGCCTTCGGCATGCGCGCCTATTCCGTCCACGAGATGTTCGCCGACGACCTGAAGCGCGACGGCTACACCTACGCCGACAACATGTCGGTGCTGCTCACCCACCTCTCGGAAGTGATCCGCAACAACCTCCCGCAGCTCCTCTCCTACAAGGACATGAAGGCGCTGATCGACCGCCAGGACCCCGAATACAAGAAACTCGCCGAGGACATCTGCACCACCCACATCTCCTATCCAGGCCTCCAGGCCGTACTGAAGCTCCTGCTCGCCGAGCGCGTCTCCATCCGCAACCTGCACCTGATCATCGAGGCGATCGCCGAGATCGCGCCGCATGTGCGCCGCACCGAACAGATCGTCGAGCATGTCCGCATCCGCATGTCGCAGCAGATCTGCGGCGACCTCTCCGACAGCGGCGTGCTCAAGGTGCTGCGCCTCGGCAACCGCTGGGACCTCGTGCTGCACCAGAGCCTCAAGCGCGATGCCAAGGGCGAAATCCGCGAATTCGACATCGACCCGCGCCTGCTGGAGGAGTTCGGGCAGGAGGCCGGCAAGGCGATCCGCAAGCTTATCGACACCGGCGAGCGCTTCGCCATCGTCACCGCGCCGGACGCGCGCCCCTATGTCCGCATGATCATCGAGCGGCTCTATCCGACGCTGCCGGTGCTCAGCCATGTCGAGATCGCCAAGGGCGTCGAGATCCGGGTGCTGGGCTCGGTCTCGTGA
- the fliQ gene encoding flagellar biosynthesis protein FliQ, which translates to MNEADALDIVQAAIWTVLVASAPAVVAAMLVGIGIALLQALTQVQEITLTFVPKIVAILVALLLSGPFVGAQIYAFSEVVFQRIQTGF; encoded by the coding sequence ATGAACGAGGCCGACGCGCTCGATATCGTCCAGGCCGCGATCTGGACCGTGCTGGTGGCCTCGGCTCCCGCCGTCGTCGCCGCGATGCTGGTCGGCATCGGTATCGCTCTGCTCCAGGCGCTCACCCAGGTGCAGGAAATCACGCTCACCTTCGTCCCGAAAATCGTCGCGATCCTCGTCGCCCTGCTGCTGAGCGGACCGTTCGTCGGCGCGCAGATCTACGCTTTCTCCGAGGTCGTGTTCCAGCGCATCCAGACCGGATTCTGA
- the flgD gene encoding flagellar hook assembly protein FlgD: MSVTAYASTYTSQSTSTATTAASTASATTVDYQSFLKLLVAEMKNQDPTSPMESTDYVAQLATFSQVEQTVQTNSKLDSILQASVLSQAGSLIGKTVTSADGSITGTVAEVKLYSDGLIAVLESGQEIPMLPGVTIS; this comes from the coding sequence ATGAGCGTTACCGCCTATGCCAGCACCTACACCTCGCAGAGCACGTCCACGGCCACGACCGCTGCATCGACCGCGTCGGCCACGACCGTCGACTATCAGTCGTTCCTGAAGCTGCTCGTCGCCGAGATGAAGAACCAGGATCCGACCAGCCCGATGGAATCGACCGACTACGTCGCGCAGCTGGCGACCTTCAGCCAGGTCGAGCAGACGGTGCAGACCAATTCGAAGCTCGACAGCATCCTTCAGGCGTCCGTCCTGTCTCAGGCCGGATCGCTGATCGGCAAGACGGTGACCTCCGCCGACGGATCGATCACCGGCACCGTCGCCGAGGTCAAGCTCTACAGCGACGGTCTCATCGCCGTGCTGGAGAGCGGCCAGGAGATCCCGATGCTTCCCGGCGTCACCATAAGCTAG
- the flbT gene encoding flagellar biosynthesis repressor FlbT, which yields MKNTLRISLKPNEKIYINGAVVRVDRKVSIEFLNDVQFLLESHVMQAHDASTPLRQLYFIVQIILMTPGAADEARAMFRKSLSLLLASFEDPVILSELKEIDRLVGEGQVYDALRAIRSLYPLEAEILAAGSPHRPHQHPEIVAAGAA from the coding sequence ATGAAAAACACCCTGCGGATCTCGCTCAAGCCGAACGAGAAGATCTACATCAACGGCGCCGTCGTCAGGGTCGACCGCAAGGTCTCGATCGAGTTCCTCAACGACGTGCAGTTCCTCCTCGAAAGCCACGTCATGCAGGCCCACGACGCCTCCACGCCGCTGCGCCAGCTCTATTTCATCGTTCAGATCATTCTCATGACGCCCGGCGCGGCCGACGAGGCGCGCGCCATGTTCAGGAAATCCCTGTCGCTGCTCCTCGCCAGCTTCGAGGACCCGGTCATCCTCTCGGAGCTGAAGGAGATCGACCGCCTCGTCGGCGAGGGACAGGTCTACGACGCCTTGCGCGCGATCAGGTCGCTTTATCCGCTCGAGGCAGAAATCCTCGCCGCCGGCAGCCCGCACCGGCCGCACCAGCACCCGGAAATCGTGGCGGCAGGAGCAGCCTGA
- the flaF gene encoding flagellar biosynthesis regulator FlaF has product MYQFSYADIQTDSIAEAKDRERQVLDRSIELLIEARLAGVDSFKSIEAIHFVHKVWTALLDDLANPENELPKELRANLISIGLWVLREAESVRQGSSNNFDGLIEISQIIRDGLQ; this is encoded by the coding sequence ATGTATCAATTCTCCTACGCCGACATCCAGACCGACTCCATCGCCGAAGCGAAGGACCGTGAACGGCAGGTTCTTGATCGCTCGATCGAATTGCTGATCGAAGCGCGCCTGGCCGGCGTCGATTCGTTCAAGTCGATCGAGGCCATCCATTTCGTCCACAAGGTATGGACCGCCCTGCTCGACGACCTTGCCAATCCGGAGAACGAACTCCCCAAGGAACTCAGGGCAAATCTCATTTCGATCGGCCTGTGGGTGCTGCGCGAGGCCGAGAGCGTGCGCCAGGGCAGTTCGAACAATTTCGACGGGCTGATCGAGATTTCGCAGATCATCAGAGACGGACTGCAATGA
- a CDS encoding flagellar hook-associated family protein — protein MKSSYVSSTAISQALRYSTMKMQSELITAQKESTTLRVADVGLALGARTGETVSLARDVSRLNGLIDSNSLVSSRLSSTQDILSQLTERAETLRSTLSAAVSGTAEYSVVQADGAAMLGMLTSTLNTSINGQFLFAGINTDVKPIADFTDPSSPSKVAFDTAFQSYFGFAQTDAAAATITATQMDDFLTNVVEPQFLGAGWNANWSSATDQAIVSRIALNETTETSVSANITGIRKLAMVSAITSELMQGPLNAGAAAALSERALTLVNEGIAEITTQQTMTGVAQQRVTNASERIETQVNLFEQTISDMESVDPYEAATRVSALTSQIETAYALTSRIQQLSLLNFMS, from the coding sequence ATGAAATCCTCCTACGTCTCCTCGACCGCGATCAGCCAGGCGCTGCGCTACTCGACGATGAAGATGCAGTCGGAGCTGATCACCGCGCAGAAGGAGAGCACGACCCTGCGCGTCGCCGATGTCGGCCTGGCGCTCGGCGCCCGCACCGGCGAGACCGTGTCGCTCGCGCGCGACGTCTCGCGGCTGAACGGCCTGATCGATTCCAATTCACTGGTTTCCTCGCGCTTGTCCTCGACCCAGGACATCCTGTCCCAGCTGACCGAGCGCGCCGAGACGCTGCGCTCGACGCTCTCGGCGGCGGTTTCGGGCACCGCCGAATACAGCGTCGTCCAGGCCGACGGAGCGGCGATGCTTGGGATGCTGACCTCGACCCTCAACACCAGCATCAACGGTCAGTTCCTGTTCGCCGGCATCAACACCGACGTGAAGCCGATCGCCGATTTCACCGACCCGTCCTCGCCGAGCAAGGTGGCGTTCGACACCGCTTTCCAGTCCTATTTCGGCTTCGCCCAGACCGACGCGGCCGCGGCCACGATCACGGCAACCCAGATGGACGACTTCCTTACCAACGTCGTCGAGCCGCAGTTCCTCGGTGCCGGCTGGAACGCCAATTGGTCGAGCGCGACGGACCAGGCCATCGTCTCGCGCATTGCACTCAACGAGACGACGGAGACCTCGGTCAGCGCCAACATCACCGGCATCCGCAAGCTGGCCATGGTCTCCGCCATCACCAGCGAGCTGATGCAGGGGCCGCTGAATGCCGGCGCGGCGGCGGCGCTGAGCGAGCGCGCGCTCACGCTCGTCAATGAAGGCATCGCCGAAATCACCACCCAGCAGACGATGACCGGCGTCGCCCAGCAGCGCGTCACCAACGCGTCGGAACGCATCGAGACCCAGGTCAATCTTTTCGAGCAGACGATCAGCGACATGGAGAGCGTCGACCCCTACGAGGCCGCCACCAGGGTCTCCGCGCTCACCTCGCAGATCGAGACCGCCTACGCGCTGACTTCGCGCATCCAGCAACTGAGCCTGCTCAATTTCATGAGCTGA
- the flgK gene encoding flagellar hook-associated protein FlgK — protein MSLTTALNIAKQSLLSTSRQTAVVSQNVSNAGNSDYVRRNAVVSSEAPGARVVVIQRAANEALFRANLSAVSAYEGQGTLRSSIDTLAQAVNGVDNANSPANALGSLYEAIQLYSNNPANASLGESAIEAAKQVVRSLNDGTAAVNAQRTDADMQISVAVDELNGLLKDFESANSAIVAGTQVGRDVSDQLDRRDAILKQIAQYVPVSTITRENNDMVLTTASGAILFETSPRTVTFEPKPGYDATTVGNSVYIDGVPLQAGSGGDTDAAGRIAAFLQLRDTIAPTVQAQLDEVARGLVMAFAETDQTGGAAPSLAGLFTWSGGPALPAAGVVSPGLAGSFSVNAAMDSQQGGNPTVLRDGGANGAVYVANTGGNASYADLLIRYSANLDVSTTFDPAAGAGTNASVMDYSSDVIGWLENLRQQASKAEENKQALVVRTAESLSNETGVNMDEELSLLLELEHSYDASARLIKAVDEMLANLISMVR, from the coding sequence ATGTCGCTGACGACCGCACTCAACATCGCGAAGCAGTCGCTGCTGTCGACTTCGCGGCAGACTGCGGTCGTCTCGCAGAACGTCTCCAACGCCGGCAATTCCGATTATGTCCGGCGCAATGCGGTGGTCTCCAGCGAAGCGCCGGGGGCCCGCGTCGTCGTCATCCAGCGCGCCGCCAACGAGGCGCTGTTTCGCGCCAACCTGTCCGCCGTGTCGGCCTATGAAGGCCAGGGCACCCTGCGCTCCAGCATCGACACGCTGGCCCAGGCGGTGAACGGCGTCGACAACGCCAATTCTCCCGCCAATGCGCTCGGATCGCTCTACGAGGCAATCCAGCTCTATTCCAACAACCCTGCGAACGCTTCGCTTGGCGAAAGCGCGATCGAGGCCGCCAAGCAGGTGGTGCGCTCGCTCAACGACGGCACGGCGGCCGTCAACGCCCAGCGCACCGATGCCGACATGCAGATCTCGGTCGCGGTCGACGAGCTGAACGGCCTGCTCAAGGATTTCGAGTCGGCCAACAGCGCGATCGTCGCAGGAACGCAGGTCGGTCGCGACGTCTCCGACCAGCTCGACCGGCGCGACGCCATTCTCAAGCAGATCGCCCAATACGTTCCGGTGTCGACGATCACGCGCGAAAACAACGACATGGTGCTCACCACCGCGTCGGGCGCGATCCTGTTCGAGACATCGCCGAGAACGGTGACGTTCGAGCCGAAACCCGGCTACGACGCAACCACCGTCGGCAATTCCGTCTATATCGACGGTGTCCCGCTGCAGGCGGGTTCCGGCGGCGATACGGATGCGGCGGGCCGGATCGCCGCCTTCCTCCAACTGCGCGACACGATCGCGCCCACCGTCCAGGCTCAACTCGACGAGGTTGCCCGCGGGCTGGTCATGGCTTTCGCGGAGACCGACCAGACCGGCGGCGCGGCCCCTTCCCTTGCCGGACTGTTCACCTGGAGCGGCGGTCCCGCGCTGCCGGCCGCCGGCGTCGTGTCCCCAGGCCTCGCGGGTTCGTTCTCCGTCAACGCCGCGATGGACTCCCAGCAGGGCGGCAACCCGACCGTGCTGCGCGACGGCGGTGCCAACGGCGCGGTCTATGTCGCCAATACCGGCGGCAATGCCTCCTATGCGGACCTGCTGATACGTTATTCGGCAAACCTCGACGTCTCGACGACCTTCGATCCGGCTGCCGGGGCCGGAACCAACGCCAGCGTGATGGACTATTCCTCCGACGTCATCGGCTGGCTGGAAAACCTGCGCCAGCAGGCGTCGAAAGCCGAAGAGAACAAGCAGGCGCTGGTGGTCCGCACCGCGGAATCGTTGTCGAACGAAACCGGGGTCAACATGGACGAGGAACTGTCGCTCCTGCTCGAGCTCGAGCATTCCTATGACGCGTCCGCCCGTCTCATCAAGGCGGTGGACGAGATGCTCGCCAACCTCATTTCGATGGTGAGGTAA
- a CDS encoding flagellar hook protein FlgE, which translates to MSLYGMMRTGVSGMAAQSNRLSTTADNIANSSTNGYKRAKAEFSSLVLPSTPGNYNSGGVTTSIRYAITDQGALQYTTSISDLAVNGNGMFVVQDASGNSFMTRAGSFVPNGNGELVNAAGFILMGYDASSGIPTATTNGFEGLVPVSLSQNELNATPSTEGAMSLNLPADAAIVAAADLPSANAATATYTAKSSMQVYDDLGGQVVLDVYYTKTAADTWEVAVYNKADASATGGFPYSSAALATQTLSFDPTTGDYTGASATSVTLTVPDGQSFTLDLENVTQLKADYTLFDSWANGNAPSSIEQINIDGDGILYAQYGDGTTKALYRIPLATTRSDDMLTVLPGNVYRPSNESGSVLVGFPEDGTFGSVVSGALENSNVDIAEELTSMIEAQRSYTANSKVFQTGADLMDVLVNLKR; encoded by the coding sequence ATGAGCCTATATGGAATGATGCGGACCGGCGTTTCGGGCATGGCTGCCCAGTCGAACCGCCTGTCGACGACAGCCGACAACATCGCCAACTCCAGCACCAACGGCTACAAGCGCGCCAAGGCCGAGTTTTCGAGCCTCGTCCTGCCCAGCACCCCCGGCAACTACAATTCCGGTGGCGTCACCACTTCGATCCGCTACGCGATTACCGACCAGGGCGCGCTGCAATACACCACCTCGATCTCGGATCTGGCGGTCAACGGCAACGGCATGTTCGTCGTCCAGGACGCCTCGGGCAATTCGTTCATGACACGCGCCGGATCCTTCGTTCCCAACGGCAATGGGGAACTCGTCAATGCGGCGGGCTTCATCCTGATGGGTTACGACGCATCGAGCGGCATCCCGACGGCCACCACCAACGGCTTCGAAGGCCTCGTCCCGGTCAGCCTGTCGCAGAACGAACTGAACGCGACTCCATCGACGGAAGGAGCGATGTCGCTCAACCTTCCTGCCGACGCGGCCATCGTCGCCGCCGCCGACCTCCCTTCGGCGAACGCCGCCACGGCCACCTATACGGCAAAGTCCTCGATGCAGGTCTACGACGATCTCGGCGGCCAGGTGGTGCTCGACGTCTACTACACCAAGACCGCCGCCGACACCTGGGAAGTTGCCGTCTACAACAAGGCGGACGCCAGCGCGACGGGCGGATTCCCCTACAGTTCCGCGGCGCTGGCCACGCAGACGCTGAGCTTCGATCCGACCACGGGCGACTATACCGGCGCGAGCGCCACCTCCGTCACCCTCACGGTCCCGGACGGCCAGTCCTTCACCCTCGACCTGGAGAACGTGACGCAGCTCAAGGCCGACTACACGCTGTTCGACTCCTGGGCGAACGGCAATGCGCCGAGCTCGATCGAGCAGATCAACATCGACGGCGACGGCATCCTCTACGCCCAGTACGGCGACGGCACCACGAAAGCGCTCTACCGCATCCCACTGGCAACCACGCGAAGCGACGATATGCTGACGGTGCTGCCCGGCAACGTCTACCGGCCCAGCAACGAGTCGGGCTCGGTGCTCGTCGGCTTCCCGGAAGACGGCACCTTCGGTTCGGTCGTCTCGGGAGCGCTGGAAAATTCCAACGTCGATATCGCCGAGGAACTGACCAGCATGATCGAGGCGCAGCGCAGCTACACCGCGAATTCCAAGGTATTCCAGACGGGCGCAGACCTCATGGACGTCCTTGTGAATCTCAAGCGGTAG